The following are encoded together in the Anoplopoma fimbria isolate UVic2021 breed Golden Eagle Sablefish chromosome 9, Afim_UVic_2022, whole genome shotgun sequence genome:
- the cbx6a gene encoding LOW QUALITY PROTEIN: chromobox protein homolog 6a (The sequence of the model RefSeq protein was modified relative to this genomic sequence to represent the inferred CDS: inserted 1 base in 1 codon), which translates to MELSSTGDRVFAAESILKRRVRKARLEYLVKWKGWAMKHSTWEPEENILDDRLILGFERKEREREIHGPKKRGPKPKNLVVKPQPRTQKGGTSSRASDARQTTSRSSSSSTPGRATPSSSTSPHVASSSSTVAPSPKLNSLAATHKLKKDIHRCHRMSRRPLPRCDPMASSFSNPGGFPSRLHVSPFSETVRILNRRVKPREVKRGRIILNLKVIDKPGRGGAAAGGRSVTGGRQNIPSRNRIIGKKGEAPYRPFQPPLKMLGFPMYGKPFGLQCGGPMSLHSHPGSSTGARNSNSTSSPYQSPPSPSSSTRSTRSERKSHANASAASSPSSEAPKSSRPPTETQKGQSAKPAATSPSSNPPSLPSSPTSSLEEDDAPDNTTTQEGGSKSQKAKRQLPVAPGDQSSAPDEPQRAPAXGDPNWHPEMAPSCKDVVVTDVTTNLVTVTIKEFPSPASGPASPSASPEDAPSPPPAPPPTTPSC; encoded by the exons atggagctgtCGTCGACGGGAGATCGCGTGTTCGCGGCTGAATCCATCCTGAAGAGACGCGTCCGCAAG GCCAGACTTGAGTACCTGGTGAAGTGGAAGGGATGGGCCATGAA GCACAGCACTTGGGAGCCAGAGGAGAACATTCTGGACGACAGGCTGATTCTCGGCTTTGAGAGAAA GGAGCGGGAAAGGGAAATTCACGGGCCGAAGAAACGGGGACCAAAACCCAAAAACCTGGTCGTGAAG CCTCAACCTCGGACTCAGAAAGGAGGGACCAGCAGCCGAGCCTCAGACGCCCGACAGACTACGtcacgctcctcctcctcctccactcccgGCAGAGcgactccctcctcctccacctcgcCTCATGTAGCGTCTTCGTCCTCCACCGTGGCCCCCTCTCCCAAACTCAACTCCCTCGCAGCCACCCACAAGCTGAAGAAAGACATTCACCGCTGCCACCGGATGTCCAGGCGTCCTCTGCCGCGCTGCGACCCCATGGCGTCCTCCTTCTCCAACCCCGGCGGCTTCCCCTCCCGTCTGCACGTCTCCCCCTTCTCCGAGACCGTCCGCATCCTCAACCGTAGGGTCAAACCCCGAGAGGTCAAGAGAGGTCGCATCATCCTCAACCTGAAGGTCATCGACAAGCCGGGGAGAGGTGGCGCGGCTGCGGGCGGCAGGAGTGTTACGGGAGGACGCCAAAACATCCCGTCACGCAACCGCATCATCGGGAAGAAGGGAGAAGCCCCCTACAGACCTTTCCAGCCGCCTCTGAAGATGCTGGGCTTCCCCATGTACGGGAAGCCGTTCGGCCTGCAGTGCGGCGGCCCCATGTCCCTTCACTCCCACCCGGGCTCCAGCACCGGGGCCAGGAACTCCAACTCCACTTCCTCCCCGTACCAGTCTCCTCCGTCCCCTTCCAGCTCCACCCGCTCCACCCGCTCTGAACGGAAATCCCACGCCAACGCCTCAGCTGCTTCCTCACCTTCCAGCGAGGCTCCCAAGTCCAGTCGACCTCCCACGGAGACCCAGAAGGGCCAGAGCGCCAAACCAGCTGCTACCTCCCCGTCCTCCAACCCgccttccctcccctcctcgCCAACATCTTCCTTGGAGGAGGACGATGCCCCGGACAATACGACGACCCAAGAGGGAGGCAGCAAAAGTCAAAAGGCTAAACGACAGCTGCCCGTCGCCCCCGGAGACCAGAGCTCCGCCCCCGACGAGCCCCAGAGGGCGCCTG GAGGAGACCCCAACTGGCACCCTGAGATGGCGCCGAGCTGCAAGGATGTGGTGGTCACCGACGTCACCACCAACCTGGTCACCGTCACCATAAAGGAGTTCCCCTCCCCCGCCTCCGGCCCCGCCTCGCCCTCCGCCAGCCCCGAAGAcgccccctcccctcccccagcACCGCCTCCGACGACCCCCTCCTGCTAA